Genomic window (Culex pipiens pallens isolate TS chromosome 3, TS_CPP_V2, whole genome shotgun sequence):
tttgaaaattttattaattttaagaattttgagaatgttgagaatgttgacaattttgaggATTTCGAGAATTTTGACAGTTATGACAGTTCTGAGAATTTTGATAATtaggacaatttggacaatttggacaattgaGAATGTTGACAGTTCtgagaattttgacaatttgtacaattttgacaatattgacaattttgacaatgttgacaatttagaggattttaagaattttgagaattttgagaattttgagaattttgacaattttgaatttttagaattttgagaatttggaaaattttgagaattttgagaattttaagatttttttagatttcagaatttttagttttcagaattttccaaatttttagattgtttaaaattttcagaatttttagattgtttaaaattttcagaatttttatgaaCTATGAGAggttttagaattttgagaggtttcagaattttgaaaatgttgttatttttgagaattttgaacattttgacaattttgacaattttgacaatttcgaaaattttgacaattttggcaatttcgacaattttgacaattttgacaattttgacaattttgacaattttgacaattttgacaattttgacaattttgtcaattttgacaattgacaatttttaaaattttgaaaattttgacaattttgacaattttgacaattttgacaattttgtcaattttgacaattttgacaattttgacaattttgacaattttgacaattttgacaattttgacaattttgacaattttgacaattttgacaattttgacaattttgacaattttgacaattttgacaattttgacaattttgacaattttgacaattttgacaattttgttaattttgtcaattttgacaatttttaaaattttgacaattttgacaattttgacaattttgtcaattttgtcaattttgacaattttgtcaattttgacaattgacaatttttaaaattttgacaattttgacaattttgacaattttgacaattttgacaattttgacaattttgacaattttgacaattttgacaattttgacaattttgacaattttgacaattttgacaattttgacaattttgacaattttgacaattttgacaattttaacaattttgacaattttgaaaattttgacaattttgacaattttgacaattttgacaattttgacaatttttaaaattttgaaaattttgacaattttgacaattttgacatttttgacaattttgacaattttgacaattttgacaattttgacaattttgacaattttgacaattttgacaattttgacaattttgacaattttgacaattttgacaattttgacaattttgacaattttgacaattttgacaattttgacaattttgacaattttgacaattttgacaattttgacaattttgacaattttgacaattttgacaattttgacaattttgacaatatttaaaattttgacaattttgacaatgttgacaattttgacaattttgacaatttggacaattttgacaattttgaccatttgtacaatttggacaatttggacaattgggacagttttgacaatgttgccaattttgccaattttgacaatttcgtcgatttggtcaatttggtcaattttgtcaattttgacaattttgacaatatggacaatttcgagaattttgagaattttgacaatttggacaattttgagaattttgagaactttgagaatttgaaaatttgagaattttgccaattttaacaatttttacaaatttgacaaattttacaactttgagaattttaaaaattggttcAATCGATCTTACCTTCTCGATCAATCTGGTCCAGGATCATATCGATCACAATGAACGTTCCCGTGCGACCGATTCCCGCCGAACAGTGGACACAGATTGGGCCCTAAAATGGAGAATTGAGATGACTTCACAATAGCAGGTAAAACGAAAACCCGGATCTTACCGGCGCGAGTCCCTCCAGCTGCAGCTGCTCCTGGCGCGCGTTCACGTCCTGCAGAAAGTTGAGCACGCAGCCCGGATCGGACGGGACGCCGTGGTCGGGCCACACCTGGAAGTGGTACTGGAAGATCTTGCGCTCGTCCTGCCCCCGCCACGCCAGCAGAAACTCCCGCAGCGTGTAGTCGGCGGTGCTCGTCTCGCTGAGGCAGGTCACCCGGGCCTGGCCCCACTCCCGGCTCTGCTGCGGGTCGGGCCAGTACTTTTCGCACTTCTTTTTGCCCCGCTCGATCTCTTTGGTGGTCATCACTATCACGCGGGTGTTCTCCTGCCAGATCATGTTCCAAAAGTCCTGTATCGTGTTCGCCAGGCAGCCCTGCGTCGCGATGTACGTCTTGAAGAGGTCCTTCTCGTCGGTGGCGCCGGTTCCGCGGAGCAGTCCTCCGCCGGTGGGACAACCGCCGGCCTGCAGCTGCAACCGGGACGTCAACGATTCGTTTCGCTTGTGTTTGGACTAAAAGCGGGAAAGAGTTTGtcagaaatttgatgaaaagccCAAAGACCGCACACTCAACCCTAACCTCATTCGCTTTCAACGCACACTGGGAGCACGGTTTGCCGAGCAGTTGGCAGCTCTGACAGTTCTTCGTTGGTTGCTGGTTGATGCTGGCGTACGTCGTCGGAGTCCCGCTGCCGTTGGAGGTCGCGGAAGTGTTGTTGCAggaggtggaggaggaggaggagttgTTGTTTTGCTGGGCCAGATTCTCCGACGAGGAGCTCATCTCGTTCTGTTCCGATTCGGTTGGCTGCCGGATGTAGTTGGCGTTGATGTACTCGGCGCCAGGTGCGGAGCTGTCCACGTCTTTCAGCTTGACGCGGGTGTGGTCGACTGGAATGGAGAACGGGAAGAAATAGAGCGTTGAcattattaatttgttttttttagaatatttaaaacaaattcactgcgatttaaaaaaaaatacaatttaagttAGAGAAATGGTAAAGTTACCCATTCCCATCACACTAAGCGGTGGTGCCTAAATGATGCTCAATAATTCggggtgttccttgaaatttaccaaAACCAAGTACAACTGCTAGTAGAACAGccttttgtgaacatttctgtttgatTTGGCTTTAACCAAAAGAAATTTCTATTTCTTTTAaag
Coding sequences:
- the LOC120431525 gene encoding tyrosine-protein phosphatase corkscrew-like, which produces MSTLYFFPFSIPVDHTRVKLKDVDSSAPGAEYINANYIRQPTESEQNEMSSSSENLAQQNNNSSSSSTSCNNTSATSNGSGTPTTYASINQQPTKNCQSCQLLGKPCSQCALKANESKHKRNESLTSRLQLQAGGCPTGGGLLRGTGATDEKDLFKTYIATQGCLANTIQDFWNMIWQENTRVIVMTTKEIERGKKKCEKYWPDPQQSREWGQARVTCLSETSTADYTLREFLLAWRGQDERKIFQYHFQVWPDHGVPSDPGCVLNFLQDVNARQEQLQLEGLAPGPICVHCSAGIGRTGTFIVIDMILDQIDREGLDCEIDIQRTIQMVRSQRSGMVQTEAQYKFVYYAVQHYIQTLFQRKRAEQQSLQVGREYTNIKYACDSSDLQRSPLPASLSTLSLNTRQQELPNNRSHNHTTRSTSDSQIPLPRAVTDLNNPSSVYENIPKESRPPPTPPRKS